The following are encoded in a window of Neomicrococcus lactis genomic DNA:
- a CDS encoding CTP synthase — protein sequence MIGSNSVVQRTNSRFSRSNEQTKHIFVTGGVASSLGKGLSASSLGHLLRARGLTVTMQKLDPYLNVDPGTMNPFQHGEVFVTDDGAETDLDIGHYERFLDENLDGSANVTTGQVYSTVIEKERRGDYLGDTVQVIPHITDEIKRRMRLPAEGKKAPDVIITEIGGTVGDIESQPFLESARQVRQDIGRNNVFFLHVSLVPFIGPSQELKTKPTQHSVAMLRSIGIQPDALVIRSDRPIPDDMREKIGRTCDVDAEAVVNAADAPSIYDIPVELHRQGLDAYIVQALGLKFKDVNWTKWNKLLDAVHNPKHEIDVALVGKYIDLPDAYLSVTEALRAGGFANSAKVNVRWVASDLCETPEGAKAALEGVDAVCVPGGFGIRGIEGKLGALKYVRENGIPTLGLCLGLQCMVIEYAREVAGLKGASSTEFDPETKVPVIATMAEQKSFVEGAGDLGGTMRLGLYPATLLKGSVVANTYGKTEASERHRHRYEVNNDYRDQIAAAGLVFSGTSPDGKLVEYVELPADQHPYYVATQAHPELSSRPTRPHPLFAGLIKAGLAHQKSRVKTTK from the coding sequence GTGATAGGCTCGAACTCCGTGGTGCAACGAACTAATTCCCGGTTTTCCCGTTCCAACGAGCAGACGAAGCACATCTTCGTCACGGGAGGCGTTGCCTCCTCCCTCGGTAAGGGGCTTAGCGCCTCTAGCCTTGGACATCTTCTCCGCGCTCGCGGTCTAACTGTCACAATGCAGAAGCTTGATCCGTACTTGAATGTGGATCCAGGCACAATGAATCCTTTCCAGCACGGTGAAGTGTTTGTCACGGATGATGGGGCCGAAACTGACCTCGACATTGGACACTACGAGCGTTTCCTCGACGAGAACCTCGATGGTTCTGCAAACGTCACCACCGGTCAGGTGTACTCGACGGTGATCGAGAAGGAACGTCGCGGTGATTACCTCGGCGACACCGTTCAGGTCATCCCGCACATCACCGACGAAATCAAGCGCCGTATGCGCCTCCCTGCCGAAGGCAAGAAGGCTCCGGATGTCATCATCACGGAAATCGGTGGCACCGTAGGCGACATCGAGTCCCAGCCATTCCTCGAGTCGGCACGTCAGGTGCGTCAGGACATTGGCCGCAACAACGTGTTCTTCTTGCATGTTTCCTTGGTTCCGTTCATCGGCCCATCCCAGGAACTCAAGACCAAGCCGACCCAGCACTCCGTCGCGATGCTTCGCTCGATTGGTATCCAGCCAGACGCTCTGGTCATCCGCTCTGACCGTCCTATCCCAGACGATATGCGCGAAAAGATTGGCCGCACCTGCGACGTTGACGCCGAAGCTGTGGTCAACGCTGCAGACGCTCCAAGCATCTACGACATCCCGGTGGAACTTCACCGCCAGGGCCTTGACGCCTACATCGTCCAAGCACTCGGCTTGAAGTTCAAGGACGTTAACTGGACCAAGTGGAACAAACTCCTCGACGCTGTTCACAACCCGAAGCACGAGATCGACGTGGCCTTGGTGGGCAAGTACATCGACCTGCCAGATGCTTACCTCTCCGTGACGGAAGCTTTGCGCGCTGGCGGTTTCGCCAACTCCGCAAAGGTCAACGTGCGTTGGGTTGCTTCTGACTTGTGCGAGACGCCTGAAGGCGCGAAGGCTGCCCTCGAGGGCGTTGACGCAGTCTGCGTTCCAGGTGGCTTCGGCATCCGTGGCATCGAGGGCAAGCTGGGCGCGTTGAAGTACGTGCGCGAAAACGGCATTCCAACCCTTGGCTTGTGCTTGGGTCTTCAGTGCATGGTCATTGAGTACGCACGCGAGGTAGCTGGTTTGAAGGGTGCAAGCTCCACCGAGTTTGATCCTGAGACCAAGGTTCCTGTCATCGCCACAATGGCTGAGCAGAAGTCCTTCGTGGAAGGCGCCGGCGACTTGGGCGGCACCATGCGTTTGGGCCTCTACCCAGCAACGCTCCTCAAGGGTTCTGTCGTAGCTAACACCTACGGCAAGACTGAAGCCTCTGAGCGCCACCGTCACCGCTACGAAGTCAACAACGACTACCGCGATCAGATTGCCGCAGCCGGCTTGGTGTTCTCCGGAACCTCGCCTGACGGCAAGCTCGTGGAGTACGTGGAACTTCCTGCGGACCAGCACCCGTACTACGTGGCAACGCAGGCCCACCCTGAGTTGAGCTCGCG
- the recN gene encoding DNA repair protein RecN, whose translation MIEEISIWDLGVIEHAVLPLGPGYTVVTGETGAGKTMVTSALGLLTGKRADAGSVRHGAKSASVEAIVQTRANSDVAMRAADAGGSFDTDSEEDDAVAHLVLSRSVSSEGRSKATVGGRTTPVGVLGELGDALVAVHGQSDQLRLKGATEQRESLDRFAGPKLASTLADYQAVWDELRQTQQQRDELVTQARERALEAETLRVSLEEINAVDPQPGEDETLKAEATKLANVEGLRTAAMAAHSALVSEDFGTSVDASTLVNEGHRALEMVSDDDPDIKALADRLAEIGYLMSDLSSDLASYASSLDSEGPARLAEVEARRAALNSLTKKYAPTIDEVLAWASFASERSLELGDDTLRIDELTARIETLTAERDGLAASLTKLRTSAAKDLSARVTTELHGLAMPDASLVVVLEETEPHRYGADSIEMLLKPHSGAGPRPLGKGASGGELSRVMLAIEVVLASTDPVPTFVFDEVDSGVGGKAAVDIGRRLARLAEHVQVIVVTHLPQVAAYADRHIRVMKQSSGETGVTASDIALLDEDERVSELARMLAGQEDSETAQAHAKELLSDARAETVK comes from the coding sequence ATGATCGAAGAAATCAGCATTTGGGACCTCGGCGTCATTGAGCACGCTGTGCTGCCGCTGGGCCCTGGATACACCGTTGTCACAGGTGAAACCGGCGCCGGTAAAACCATGGTCACCTCGGCGCTTGGTCTGTTGACCGGAAAGCGTGCAGACGCTGGCTCCGTGCGTCACGGAGCCAAGAGCGCGTCCGTGGAGGCCATCGTTCAAACGCGCGCCAACAGCGACGTCGCTATGCGCGCTGCGGATGCGGGCGGTTCCTTCGATACGGATTCCGAAGAGGACGACGCCGTAGCTCACCTCGTTCTCTCACGCTCGGTTTCGTCCGAGGGACGAAGCAAGGCCACCGTGGGCGGGCGAACGACTCCCGTTGGCGTGCTGGGGGAGCTGGGCGACGCTCTCGTCGCGGTGCACGGTCAGTCCGACCAATTGAGACTCAAAGGCGCCACGGAGCAGCGGGAATCGTTGGACCGTTTTGCCGGTCCAAAACTTGCCTCGACGCTCGCCGATTACCAAGCGGTGTGGGACGAGCTGCGCCAGACGCAACAACAGCGCGATGAACTCGTGACGCAGGCTCGGGAGCGCGCACTTGAAGCGGAGACCTTGCGTGTGTCTCTCGAAGAGATTAACGCTGTGGATCCGCAACCTGGCGAAGACGAAACCCTCAAAGCTGAAGCCACGAAGTTGGCCAACGTCGAAGGCCTGCGCACGGCCGCCATGGCAGCGCATTCGGCACTGGTTTCTGAAGACTTCGGCACCTCGGTTGACGCCTCGACGCTCGTGAACGAAGGGCATCGTGCGCTCGAGATGGTGAGTGACGATGATCCGGACATCAAGGCGTTGGCGGACCGCCTCGCGGAGATCGGCTACCTCATGTCCGATCTCTCGAGTGATCTGGCGAGCTACGCGAGCTCGCTGGACTCCGAGGGGCCGGCACGCCTGGCTGAGGTGGAAGCTCGCCGCGCTGCGCTGAACTCTTTGACGAAGAAGTATGCCCCCACGATTGACGAGGTGTTGGCGTGGGCGAGCTTTGCGAGCGAGCGATCCTTGGAGCTCGGCGATGACACTCTGCGCATCGATGAACTGACCGCGCGCATCGAGACTCTGACCGCTGAGCGGGACGGGCTCGCCGCAAGCCTCACGAAACTACGGACGTCCGCTGCGAAGGATCTGTCAGCCCGGGTGACCACCGAGCTTCACGGCCTTGCTATGCCGGACGCAAGCCTCGTCGTCGTACTGGAAGAAACGGAACCCCACCGTTACGGAGCGGACAGCATTGAAATGCTTCTCAAGCCGCACTCAGGTGCGGGACCGCGTCCGCTCGGCAAGGGTGCTTCTGGCGGTGAGCTGTCGCGCGTGATGCTGGCAATCGAAGTGGTGCTCGCGAGCACTGATCCTGTTCCGACGTTTGTGTTCGACGAAGTTGACTCCGGTGTTGGCGGCAAGGCTGCAGTGGACATTGGACGGCGTCTGGCGCGGCTCGCTGAGCACGTGCAAGTCATTGTGGTCACGCACTTGCCGCAAGTGGCAGCGTACGCGGATCGACACATTCGCGTCATGAAACAGTCCTCCGGTGAGACCGGCGTTACCGCCAGCGACATTGCTTTGCTGGACGAAGATGAAAGAGTTAGTGAGCTTGCCCGCATGCTTGCCGGGCAAGAAGACTCAGAAACCGCGCAAGCACACGCAAAAGAGCTCTTGAGTGATGCTCGCGCTGAGACCGTTAAGTGA
- a CDS encoding NAD kinase, translated as MRHILVLAHTGRSEAVEAAVDTCHQLVTAGLVPVLREPDLANLLPEHPELINEVRVLDQHVGLQEIELGMVLGGDGTILRSAEIVRSANVPLLGVNLGHVGFLAESERTELHQAVEWVVNRQYTVEERMTIDIEVWLDHTKIAHTWALNEATVEKASRERMLEVVIEVDANPISTFGCDGVVMATPTGSTAYAFSAGGPVVWPEVSALVMVPIAAHALFAKPLVVSPNSTMAVEVLNRTDAQGVLWCDGRRTVDLPPGSRVEVTRSDFPVRLARISETPFAERLVRKFELPIKGWRGPVPPTSRDTETTAIPVIREAEVVEPPHNTERLQFLPGHHND; from the coding sequence ATGCGGCACATTTTGGTCCTTGCTCACACTGGTCGAAGCGAGGCGGTGGAGGCAGCCGTTGATACGTGCCACCAACTAGTGACCGCTGGATTGGTGCCCGTACTTCGCGAGCCTGATCTTGCCAATTTGTTGCCGGAGCACCCTGAACTCATCAATGAAGTGCGCGTGCTGGATCAGCATGTTGGCCTTCAGGAAATTGAGCTGGGCATGGTGCTGGGCGGCGACGGAACCATCCTCCGCTCCGCCGAAATTGTTCGTTCCGCCAACGTTCCCCTCCTCGGCGTGAATCTGGGCCATGTGGGCTTCCTTGCAGAAAGCGAGCGCACAGAGCTACACCAGGCCGTGGAATGGGTAGTGAACCGCCAGTACACGGTGGAAGAGCGCATGACCATCGATATTGAGGTTTGGCTGGATCACACCAAGATCGCGCACACATGGGCGCTCAATGAGGCCACGGTGGAAAAAGCTAGCCGAGAGCGCATGCTCGAAGTAGTCATCGAAGTGGATGCGAACCCCATCAGCACCTTTGGTTGCGATGGCGTAGTCATGGCAACCCCCACCGGATCCACGGCTTACGCATTTTCCGCTGGCGGACCCGTGGTGTGGCCCGAAGTTTCCGCGCTGGTGATGGTTCCCATCGCCGCACACGCTCTGTTCGCTAAGCCGCTGGTCGTTTCCCCGAACTCGACGATGGCAGTGGAAGTCCTCAACCGCACGGACGCTCAGGGCGTGCTGTGGTGCGATGGCCGACGCACCGTGGACTTGCCGCCGGGATCCCGAGTGGAAGTCACGCGTTCGGATTTCCCGGTACGACTCGCCCGCATTAGCGAGACGCCATTCGCCGAGCGTCTGGTGCGCAAATTCGAACTTCCTATCAAGGGTTGGCGCGGCCCCGTCCCGCCGACTTCGCGCGACACCGAAACCACAGCCATTCCCGTCATTCGGGAAGCCGAAGTGGTGGAGCCGCCGCACAACACCGAACGACTGCAATTCCTACCAGGGCATCACAACGACTAA
- a CDS encoding TlyA family rRNA (cytidine-2'-O)-methyltransferase codes for MKERLDQALVARGLARSRTVAAKLVAEGSVSVNGDVATKPSQSVAATDTITVSDSETTEFVSRAGHKLHGALEAFTEVTVTGKRCLDAGASTGGFTEVLLGRGAKEVAAVDVGHGQLVDSLRHDPRVHVFEGMNVRYMTPEDIGGPVDLTVGDLSFISLTLVLELLAKATKPSGDVVLMIKPQFEVGRESLAKDGVVSSPTERRRAVEKVVNHANTVGLRVNRLERSPLPGQDGNREFFAWFTVSTEAVATERIAALLDNLDYS; via the coding sequence GTGAAAGAACGCCTCGATCAAGCGCTCGTGGCGCGAGGATTAGCGCGCTCTCGCACGGTGGCCGCCAAGCTCGTCGCAGAAGGCTCCGTGAGCGTCAATGGAGACGTGGCCACGAAACCATCTCAGTCCGTCGCCGCAACGGACACCATCACCGTGTCCGACAGTGAAACCACAGAATTCGTCTCACGAGCAGGCCATAAGCTTCACGGCGCGCTCGAAGCATTTACTGAAGTGACCGTGACTGGAAAGCGCTGCCTCGACGCTGGCGCCAGTACCGGCGGATTCACCGAGGTGCTCTTGGGGCGCGGTGCGAAAGAAGTAGCTGCCGTTGACGTTGGCCACGGCCAGCTCGTCGACTCGCTGCGCCACGATCCTCGGGTCCACGTCTTCGAAGGAATGAACGTCCGCTACATGACTCCTGAGGACATCGGGGGACCGGTAGACCTCACTGTGGGTGATTTGTCTTTTATCTCGCTCACGCTTGTCCTAGAGCTGCTAGCGAAGGCAACCAAGCCGAGCGGCGACGTCGTACTCATGATCAAACCCCAATTCGAAGTGGGCCGCGAATCCCTCGCTAAGGACGGCGTAGTCAGCAGCCCAACCGAGCGCAGGCGAGCCGTGGAGAAGGTCGTGAACCATGCGAACACGGTGGGCTTGCGCGTGAATCGGCTGGAGCGGAGCCCTTTGCCGGGCCAAGATGGCAACCGCGAATTCTTTGCGTGGTTCACGGTATCCACAGAAGCGGTCGCCACGGAGCGGATCGCCGCATTGCTCGATAATCTTGATTACTCTTGA
- a CDS encoding HAD-IIA family hydrolase, producing the protein MTRADALLLSFDAILSDLDGVVYAGAGAIAGAPEALTECVKRGLQVAFITNNASRSPEKVAEHLQELGAPATTDNVFGSADAGVRLLLDVVTERGLTPDGTGTVLVAGSTYLEQQVQAAGFTALRAKDADGHGTYGAVIQGFDPSLTWSDLANASYAINRGAIWVATNTDYTIPRAEGIAPGNGSLVNAVAMATNQYPVVAGKPAPVMFEQASQQLGSKQPVVVGDRLDTDIRGGNAASIPTILVLTGIDTVETALGALTAERPTFMVKTLDSLFEPYETPELSSENGGNSWTCGPWTAQFDASSDTIAMTSNSDNSDDPDVRAWRAACAAYWHAVPEQEEQHVPHVSFPNK; encoded by the coding sequence GTGACCCGAGCTGACGCTCTCTTACTGAGCTTCGACGCGATCCTGTCTGATCTGGATGGGGTTGTTTACGCGGGTGCCGGTGCAATTGCCGGCGCCCCGGAAGCGTTGACTGAGTGCGTGAAGCGCGGCCTCCAGGTCGCCTTCATCACCAACAACGCTTCCCGCTCGCCTGAAAAAGTCGCGGAGCACTTGCAAGAACTTGGCGCTCCCGCGACCACGGACAACGTCTTTGGTTCTGCTGACGCCGGCGTTCGTTTGCTCCTCGATGTCGTCACCGAACGTGGGCTGACGCCTGATGGAACTGGCACGGTGCTCGTAGCTGGCTCCACGTATTTGGAGCAACAGGTGCAGGCAGCAGGCTTCACTGCCCTTCGGGCGAAGGACGCCGACGGACATGGCACCTACGGTGCGGTGATCCAAGGCTTTGATCCGTCGTTGACGTGGTCTGACCTTGCGAACGCCTCCTATGCCATCAACCGCGGTGCCATCTGGGTGGCTACCAACACGGATTACACGATTCCTCGCGCTGAAGGCATTGCTCCGGGCAACGGATCCCTTGTCAATGCTGTCGCGATGGCAACCAACCAGTACCCCGTGGTTGCCGGAAAACCGGCTCCGGTGATGTTTGAGCAAGCCTCACAGCAGCTGGGATCCAAGCAGCCAGTAGTGGTGGGTGATCGCCTGGATACTGACATCCGTGGCGGAAATGCCGCGAGCATTCCCACGATTCTGGTTCTCACCGGCATCGACACGGTGGAGACCGCCTTGGGTGCCTTGACTGCGGAACGTCCTACCTTCATGGTGAAGACTTTGGACTCGCTCTTCGAGCCTTATGAAACGCCAGAATTGTCGTCAGAAAATGGCGGTAATTCTTGGACATGCGGCCCGTGGACAGCCCAATTCGATGCCTCGAGTGACACGATTGCGATGACGAGCAATTCTGACAACTCGGACGATCCGGATGTTCGTGCGTGGCGCGCAGCGTGTGCCGCGTACTGGCATGCGGTGCCCGAGCAGGAAGAACAGCACGTCCCGCACGTTAGTTTTCCCAACAAATAA
- a CDS encoding DNA-3-methyladenine glycosylase 2, with amino-acid sequence MGASPSELNQTRRSQTARLLIEQTSLSMADIAFSAGFGSIRQFNDAVLSEYGTTPTLLRRAAIATKPDTHQRNESSDHLSLSLRLKFRPPYDIDVLLGFLNRHLVAGREQLSVNTDTGETDGVIRALDTPHGLGSVTVPSMLDAPMLTLRLNLPTLADLTNVLPALRRWLDLDTDPATINESLSSSERMASIIHQHPGIRIPGTLNRNETAIFTVLGQQVSLAAARTFQSRFMERFSETDATGLRVFPQLQDLQHIKATDFQSVLGLTNTRASTLATLIAALANDVSLDDYEDRDLIKSNLLALKGIGPWTVEYIALRCLDDPDAFPSGDLVLKRALGISAVKDVERLAEQWRPWRGYALMHLWNQELSREKKPV; translated from the coding sequence ATGGGAGCCTCGCCATCCGAGCTCAATCAGACACGCAGATCTCAAACAGCTCGGCTTCTCATCGAACAGACATCGCTGTCGATGGCGGATATCGCATTTTCGGCCGGATTTGGAAGCATTCGTCAGTTCAATGATGCGGTGCTATCGGAATACGGTACGACGCCGACGCTCTTACGTCGTGCGGCCATCGCTACGAAACCAGACACTCACCAGCGCAACGAGAGTAGCGACCATCTCTCCCTGTCTTTGCGCCTGAAATTCCGGCCACCGTACGACATTGACGTTCTATTGGGGTTCTTGAACAGGCACCTTGTTGCCGGCCGAGAGCAACTTTCCGTCAATACTGACACCGGCGAAACCGACGGGGTGATCCGTGCGTTGGACACGCCTCATGGGCTAGGCAGCGTCACGGTTCCATCAATGCTCGACGCTCCAATGTTGACGTTGCGACTGAACCTGCCGACGCTGGCTGATCTGACAAATGTGTTGCCTGCACTACGGCGTTGGCTGGACCTAGACACAGATCCAGCCACCATCAACGAGTCGCTTTCCAGCTCGGAAAGAATGGCATCCATCATTCACCAGCACCCTGGAATACGAATTCCAGGAACTCTGAATCGAAATGAGACGGCCATATTTACAGTGCTGGGACAGCAGGTATCCCTAGCGGCGGCCAGAACATTTCAATCAAGATTCATGGAACGCTTCAGTGAAACTGACGCTACAGGCCTTCGTGTATTCCCACAGCTGCAGGACTTACAGCACATAAAGGCCACCGACTTTCAGTCGGTGCTCGGACTCACGAATACTCGTGCCTCAACTCTCGCGACACTCATAGCCGCTTTGGCCAATGATGTATCGCTCGATGACTATGAGGACAGAGACCTCATCAAGTCCAACTTGCTGGCGCTCAAAGGAATCGGCCCCTGGACCGTGGAATACATCGCCTTGAGATGCCTGGATGACCCAGACGCATTCCCTTCCGGCGACCTCGTTCTCAAACGAGCCTTAGGTATCAGCGCCGTGAAGGACGTGGAACGACTGGCCGAACAGTGGCGTCCCTGGCGAGGATACGCACTCATGCACTTATGGAACCAAGAACTTTCCCGAGAGAAGAAGCCTGTATGA
- a CDS encoding methylated-DNA--[protein]-cysteine S-methyltransferase has translation MKNLEIVTEEILGHPFHAVMLRPDNAVVASGFGDLGDLIARLSPQDQSLAQTEASEEAIERQWLREYASGNMDSLKKFSVQQTGSEFYQLCWQTLRDVAPGQPLSYSQFAQAAGRPSAVRAAASTCARNLVALIVPCHRVIRTDGSAGNYLFGTKIKEELLKFESESAA, from the coding sequence ATGAAAAACCTAGAAATAGTCACCGAAGAAATCCTGGGTCATCCCTTCCACGCCGTCATGCTGCGACCGGACAACGCGGTAGTAGCTTCAGGATTTGGAGATCTGGGCGACCTGATCGCCAGGCTCAGTCCACAGGATCAATCCTTAGCGCAGACTGAGGCTAGCGAAGAAGCTATTGAACGCCAATGGCTCAGAGAATACGCCTCAGGGAACATGGATTCACTGAAGAAATTCTCCGTGCAGCAAACTGGATCCGAGTTCTACCAGCTCTGCTGGCAGACGCTTCGGGACGTCGCACCGGGCCAACCATTGTCCTATAGCCAGTTTGCTCAGGCAGCCGGCCGACCGTCGGCTGTTCGTGCAGCGGCAAGCACGTGCGCCAGGAACCTCGTAGCGCTCATCGTTCCGTGCCATCGCGTCATCAGAACCGATGGAAGCGCCGGCAATTACCTCTTTGGCACAAAGATCAAAGAAGAACTGCTGAAATTCGAATCGGAATCAGCAGCGTAA
- the tyrS gene encoding tyrosine--tRNA ligase: protein METQLVEDEIRNDPSFANVWQELKWRGLIHVSTDEAALEEALSGDPITYYCGFDPTAPSLHLGNLVQLLVMRRLQLAGHKPLGLVGGSTGLIGDPRQTAERVLNTKETVAEWVAKLQAQVQRFLSFEGENAARMVNNLDWTAPLSALDFLRDIGKNFRVGTMIKKETVAARLNSDEGISYTEFSYQILQGMDYLELHRQYGCVLQSGGSDQWGNLTSGTELIRKVEGKHVHALGTPLITNSDGTKFGKSEGNAIWLDAEMCSPYTFYQFWLNTSDADVISRLKVFTFKTREQIEELEKAVAERPHAREAQRALAFAVTSLVHGVEATENVIAASAAVFGQGDLTGIDAETLKSATSELPFATVSTSETGIVDLLVASGLSKSKSEARRTVGEGGAYVNNVKIADPEQLISDEQLLHGKYLLVRRGKKNLAFVEVQEADANN, encoded by the coding sequence ATTGAAACTCAATTAGTAGAAGACGAAATTCGCAATGATCCTTCATTTGCGAATGTATGGCAGGAACTCAAGTGGCGTGGTTTGATCCACGTTTCCACGGATGAGGCCGCGCTCGAAGAAGCGCTCTCTGGAGACCCCATTACCTACTATTGCGGTTTCGATCCCACCGCTCCGTCTTTGCACTTGGGCAACTTGGTGCAGCTCTTGGTGATGCGCCGGCTTCAGCTGGCTGGCCACAAGCCACTCGGTTTGGTCGGCGGTTCCACGGGACTCATTGGCGACCCGCGCCAGACCGCAGAGCGCGTGCTCAACACGAAAGAAACCGTGGCCGAATGGGTCGCGAAGCTTCAGGCACAAGTGCAGCGCTTCCTCTCCTTCGAGGGAGAGAACGCGGCACGCATGGTGAACAACCTTGACTGGACCGCACCGCTTTCTGCTTTGGACTTCTTGCGTGACATCGGAAAGAACTTCCGCGTGGGCACCATGATCAAGAAGGAAACGGTTGCTGCTCGCCTGAATTCTGACGAGGGCATCAGCTACACCGAGTTCAGTTACCAAATCCTGCAGGGCATGGACTACTTGGAGCTGCACCGTCAGTACGGTTGCGTCTTGCAATCCGGCGGTTCGGATCAGTGGGGCAACCTCACTTCCGGAACCGAGCTCATCCGCAAGGTTGAAGGAAAGCACGTTCACGCTCTGGGCACTCCGCTCATCACCAACTCGGATGGAACCAAGTTTGGCAAGAGCGAAGGCAACGCCATTTGGCTCGACGCCGAGATGTGCTCGCCGTACACCTTCTACCAGTTCTGGCTCAATACTTCCGATGCTGACGTGATTTCCCGTCTCAAGGTCTTCACGTTCAAGACTCGTGAACAGATCGAAGAGCTCGAGAAGGCTGTTGCCGAACGTCCGCATGCTCGTGAAGCGCAGCGCGCTCTCGCATTTGCGGTGACGTCGCTTGTTCACGGCGTCGAGGCAACCGAAAACGTGATCGCTGCTTCTGCCGCCGTTTTCGGCCAGGGTGACCTCACGGGAATTGATGCAGAGACGCTGAAGTCCGCTACGTCGGAGCTTCCTTTCGCCACGGTCTCCACGTCTGAAACGGGCATCGTTGATTTGTTGGTTGCTTCCGGACTCTCGAAATCGAAGTCCGAAGCACGCCGCACGGTTGGAGAAGGCGGTGCTTACGTGAACAACGTGAAGATCGCTGATCCAGAGCAGCTGATTTCTGATGAACAGCTCTTGCATGGCAAGTACTTGCTGGTTCGCCGTGGAAAGAAGAATCTGGCATTCGTTGAAGTTCAAGAAGCTGATGCAAATAACTAA